A window from Fretibacterium sp. OH1220_COT-178 encodes these proteins:
- a CDS encoding diguanylate cyclase domain-containing protein has protein sequence MTFIKALRFRSLRFKFVILLLFFSVLTVASIFGIMRKVLMQMEETLIANRLVADINYIEDLIGSGDWNIKSDAIYRGDTPIGDGTEAMANFRPFLEHERKTGTFSYVFIKRNGEGLGYVEGTATQKGYRQGHYLRVAGSTKDPNGQSIVGTYIDKQVADALDEKGFYEGEANVAGGMIYCRYNALRDKDGNIVGAIVVGRNISELQRHVREIVRMMSIGMTAAILLLGGILFLSANRWISMINKIVNYLKIIEEGSIPDEPLVSRSRDEMGMLVTEINHMVDSLREKEILRRNSEIDQLTGLANRFGLNRHFEEVFEDCYKNGSPLAVGIMDIDFFKPFNDNYGHRAGDECIAMLAGILKDVERKTKAFCARFGGDEFLIVCNGLGRDALEAIAKEIKDRVLEKRVPHAYSQVSDIVTLSQGYCCGVPTQYKKLNDYIYMADSAMYEVKKSTKNNFKLAEMPDAFRPNLSGRDGGRSCCPQCPWPQSQ, from the coding sequence TTGACGTTCATAAAAGCCCTGCGCTTCAGAAGTCTCCGATTCAAGTTCGTCATCTTGCTGCTTTTCTTCAGCGTTCTGACGGTCGCTTCGATTTTCGGGATCATGCGGAAGGTCCTCATGCAAATGGAGGAAACCCTGATCGCGAACAGGCTGGTTGCAGACATCAACTACATCGAGGACCTGATCGGCAGCGGAGACTGGAATATCAAATCCGACGCGATCTATCGGGGCGATACCCCGATCGGCGACGGGACGGAGGCGATGGCGAATTTCAGGCCCTTCCTGGAGCACGAACGCAAGACGGGCACGTTTTCCTACGTCTTCATCAAGCGCAACGGCGAAGGGCTCGGCTATGTCGAAGGAACGGCCACGCAAAAAGGCTACCGCCAGGGACATTATCTGCGGGTCGCCGGCAGCACGAAGGACCCCAACGGGCAGTCCATCGTCGGCACCTACATCGACAAACAAGTGGCGGACGCTCTCGACGAAAAAGGCTTTTACGAGGGCGAGGCGAACGTCGCCGGAGGCATGATCTATTGCCGCTACAACGCGCTGAGGGACAAGGACGGCAATATCGTGGGGGCAATCGTCGTCGGCCGCAACATCTCCGAGCTGCAGCGTCACGTCCGGGAGATCGTAAGAATGATGTCCATCGGCATGACCGCGGCCATTCTCCTTCTCGGCGGCATTCTGTTTCTCTCCGCCAACCGCTGGATCTCCATGATCAACAAAATCGTGAACTATTTGAAGATCATCGAGGAGGGCAGCATCCCGGACGAACCGCTCGTCTCCCGTTCCAGGGACGAGATGGGGATGCTGGTCACGGAGATCAATCACATGGTCGACTCCCTGAGGGAAAAGGAGATTCTGCGCAGGAACTCCGAGATCGACCAGCTTACGGGCCTGGCCAACCGTTTCGGCCTGAACCGCCACTTCGAGGAGGTCTTCGAGGACTGCTACAAAAACGGCAGTCCCCTCGCGGTGGGCATCATGGACATCGACTTCTTCAAGCCCTTCAACGACAACTACGGCCATCGGGCCGGCGACGAATGCATCGCCATGCTGGCCGGGATTCTCAAGGACGTCGAGCGGAAGACCAAGGCCTTCTGCGCACGCTTCGGCGGCGACGAATTTCTCATCGTCTGCAACGGCCTCGGCCGTGACGCGCTGGAGGCGATCGCAAAGGAGATCAAGGACAGGGTCCTTGAAAAACGTGTGCCGCACGCCTATTCGCAGGTGTCGGATATCGTAACGCTCTCGCAGGGATACTGCTGCGGCGTTCCGACTCAATACAAAAAGCTGAACGACTACATTTACATGGCGGACAGCGCGATGTACGAGGTGAAGAAAAGCACGAAGAACAACTTCAAGCTCGCGGAGATGCCCGACGCGTTTCGTCCGAACCTGTCGGGGCGGGACGGCGGTCGCTCCTGTTGTCCCCAGTGTCCTTGGCCTCAGAGCCAATAG
- the dnaG gene encoding DNA primase: protein MQNDDVKRIKERLDILEVIGDRVRLHRAGRGYLGLCPFHDEKTPSFHVSQERQNYHCFGCGRGGDVFTFVMETEGLEFRQALELLADRAGVALTRPEGRRRTSGNLYEVMDLAEKFFRSLLTAPEGTAVRAYLTRRGLSLDDAARFGLGWSANSWDSLSRHLRGAGVTDREALDAGLVLEGQRGGVYDRFRGRMTFPIRDVAGRVIAFGGRLVDGEGAKYINSPEGAIYSKRRNLYLLHEARGSIRERGRSILVEGYMDAIRLHLNGYTETVASLGTSLTEEQARLLKRFGDRCYICYDSDTAGQEATLRGMYTLQGLGLDVQVISIPTGKDPDDLLSSPDGRATFERALEEARPLVLQHLAAVQPLLERPETRRAGVESLFGGLAQLQPSTIAPNAPQLAGALGFYPHEFWRELEAFRRGRRPEERRGAAEGGNENAAHENPDPEPLEAALCALLWRGEDYRCSSRPEDMLELLSDERVKEVVLAILMESTATLEARWLSIGDRFPLALIARGDAFCDELEHSDSEPWAVVCSGLRRRRDESRLRFLDAKMKRREATLEELAEMQRLAAELKRRR, encoded by the coding sequence GTGCAGAACGACGACGTCAAGAGGATCAAGGAAAGACTGGACATCCTGGAGGTCATCGGGGATCGGGTGAGGCTCCACCGTGCCGGGCGCGGGTATCTGGGGCTCTGCCCCTTCCACGACGAGAAGACCCCGTCCTTCCACGTCTCGCAGGAGCGCCAGAACTACCATTGCTTTGGGTGCGGGCGCGGCGGGGACGTGTTCACCTTCGTCATGGAGACGGAGGGGCTGGAGTTTCGCCAGGCCCTGGAGCTCCTGGCCGACCGGGCCGGAGTCGCCCTGACCCGCCCCGAGGGCAGGAGGCGGACCTCGGGAAACCTGTACGAGGTCATGGACCTGGCGGAAAAATTTTTCCGATCTCTCCTGACCGCGCCCGAGGGGACGGCGGTGCGCGCCTACCTGACGCGCCGCGGGCTCTCGCTGGACGACGCCGCAAGGTTCGGCCTGGGCTGGAGCGCCAACTCCTGGGACTCCCTGTCGCGGCATCTGAGGGGAGCGGGCGTGACGGACCGCGAGGCACTCGACGCGGGACTCGTACTGGAAGGACAGCGGGGGGGGGTGTACGATCGCTTCCGGGGTCGCATGACCTTTCCCATCCGCGACGTCGCGGGCCGTGTCATCGCCTTCGGAGGGCGCCTGGTGGACGGCGAGGGGGCCAAATACATCAACAGCCCCGAGGGGGCGATCTACAGCAAGCGCCGAAACCTCTACCTGCTGCACGAGGCCCGGGGCTCCATCCGGGAGAGGGGACGCTCCATCCTGGTGGAGGGCTATATGGACGCCATCAGGCTTCACCTGAACGGATACACGGAGACCGTCGCCTCGCTGGGCACCTCCCTGACGGAGGAACAGGCCCGGCTTCTCAAGAGGTTCGGCGACCGCTGCTATATCTGTTACGACAGCGACACCGCGGGCCAGGAGGCGACGCTGCGCGGCATGTACACCCTTCAGGGGCTGGGACTGGACGTCCAGGTCATCTCCATCCCTACGGGGAAGGACCCCGACGACCTGCTCTCCTCCCCCGACGGCCGAGCGACCTTCGAACGGGCGCTCGAGGAGGCACGCCCCCTGGTGCTTCAACACCTTGCTGCGGTGCAGCCGCTACTGGAGCGCCCGGAGACGCGGCGCGCGGGCGTGGAGTCCCTGTTCGGCGGACTGGCCCAGCTCCAGCCCTCCACGATAGCCCCCAACGCACCTCAGTTGGCCGGGGCCCTGGGTTTCTATCCCCACGAGTTCTGGCGCGAGCTGGAGGCGTTCCGACGCGGACGCAGGCCGGAGGAGAGGCGAGGAGCTGCGGAGGGCGGCAACGAAAACGCGGCCCATGAGAACCCCGATCCCGAACCTCTGGAGGCCGCTCTTTGCGCCCTTCTCTGGCGCGGCGAGGATTATCGCTGCTCCAGCCGGCCGGAGGACATGCTGGAGCTTCTGTCCGACGAACGGGTCAAGGAGGTCGTGCTGGCGATCCTCATGGAGTCCACGGCGACCCTCGAGGCCCGGTGGCTGTCCATTGGCGACCGTTTCCCTCTGGCCCTGATCGCCCGGGGGGACGCCTTCTGCGACGAGCTGGAGCACTCCGACTCGGAGCCCTGGGCCGTAGTCTGCTCGGGGCTCCGACGGAGGCGCGACGAGTCGCGCCTCCGCTTCCTGGACGCGAAGATGAAGCGGCGCGAAGCCACCCTGGAGGAGCTGGCCGAGATGCAGAGGCTGGCCGCCGAACTGAAACGAAGGCGATGA
- a CDS encoding sodium-translocating pyrophosphatase produces MWLILVLVTLVFGVVAGGYAWMVFLRLREGTIDNERIVELSGIIHKGAMAFLKKEYTWLAPFVGVVALLLWWMLGFGSAFAFVLGALCSAAAGYVGMYVATHANGRTTFAATKDAGSALETAFSGGSIVGMVVVGLGLVGLAVSYLFLSVETLTAFGMGASSIALFARVGGGIYTKAADVGADLVGKVEAGIPEDDPRNPAVIADNVGDNVGDIAGMGADLFESYVNSIIAAMAIGLVFSFTPGGKALGLWGVGFPLFLAAWGIVASIVGCMMISKKVPFASYVMDFARKIPGLDKVLERIDGGDAAYALRAGTFAAGSMMIAGTFVLSILFFWTKSMHVFLSVTSGVLAGVLIGYVTEVYTSGDYRFVKNVSASSETGPATVILSGLSLGMQSVGIPVLLICLSTLISFHLAGMFGVACAAVGMLSITGIALSVDAYGPISDNAGGIAEMSELPGEVRKITDKLDAIGNTTAAMGKGLAIGSAALTALALFVAYSQAAQVKAIDIMNPKVIVGLLLGGMLPFLFCSLSIEAVSRAAQSMIEEVRRQFREIPGIMEGTGKPEYEKCVAISTHAALIEMIAPGLLAVLSPVLVGFVLGKEALGGLLGGAIVSGVMMALFMANSGGAWDNAKKYIEEGNHGGKGSPNHAAAVVGDTVGDPFKDTAGPSLNILIKLMTVVALVLAPLFR; encoded by the coding sequence GTGTGGCTGATTCTTGTGTTGGTAACCCTTGTTTTCGGCGTCGTGGCGGGCGGATACGCCTGGATGGTGTTTTTGAGGCTCAGAGAGGGAACGATCGACAACGAGCGGATCGTCGAACTCTCGGGCATCATTCATAAGGGGGCCATGGCCTTTCTGAAGAAGGAATACACGTGGCTGGCCCCCTTCGTAGGCGTCGTCGCGCTGTTGCTGTGGTGGATGCTCGGGTTCGGATCGGCCTTCGCCTTCGTACTGGGCGCGCTCTGCAGCGCCGCAGCCGGCTACGTCGGCATGTACGTGGCGACGCACGCCAACGGCCGCACGACCTTCGCCGCGACGAAGGACGCCGGATCCGCCCTGGAGACCGCCTTCTCCGGCGGGAGCATCGTGGGCATGGTCGTGGTGGGACTGGGTCTTGTGGGCCTGGCCGTCTCCTATCTCTTCCTGAGCGTCGAGACCTTGACGGCCTTCGGCATGGGAGCCAGCAGCATCGCCCTCTTCGCCCGCGTGGGCGGCGGCATCTACACCAAGGCCGCGGACGTCGGCGCCGACCTCGTGGGCAAGGTCGAGGCCGGGATCCCCGAGGACGATCCCCGGAATCCCGCGGTCATCGCGGACAACGTCGGCGACAACGTCGGCGACATTGCGGGCATGGGCGCGGACCTCTTCGAGTCCTACGTCAACTCCATCATCGCGGCCATGGCGATCGGTTTGGTCTTCTCCTTCACCCCCGGCGGCAAGGCCCTGGGACTCTGGGGCGTCGGCTTCCCCCTCTTCCTCGCGGCGTGGGGGATCGTGGCCTCCATCGTCGGCTGCATGATGATCTCCAAGAAGGTCCCCTTCGCCTCCTACGTCATGGATTTCGCACGTAAGATTCCGGGGCTGGACAAGGTGCTGGAGCGCATCGACGGCGGCGACGCGGCCTACGCGCTGCGCGCCGGGACCTTCGCGGCGGGCAGCATGATGATCGCCGGAACCTTCGTCCTGAGCATCCTGTTCTTCTGGACGAAGTCGATGCACGTGTTCCTGTCCGTCACCTCGGGCGTCCTGGCCGGGGTTCTGATCGGCTACGTCACCGAGGTCTACACCTCCGGCGACTACCGCTTCGTCAAGAACGTCTCCGCCTCCTCCGAGACGGGCCCCGCGACCGTCATCCTCTCCGGACTGTCCCTGGGCATGCAGTCGGTCGGCATCCCCGTCCTCCTGATCTGCCTCTCCACCCTGATCAGCTTCCATCTTGCCGGCATGTTCGGCGTGGCCTGCGCCGCAGTGGGCATGCTCTCCATCACGGGCATCGCGCTGAGCGTTGACGCCTACGGCCCCATCTCCGACAACGCGGGCGGCATCGCCGAGATGAGCGAACTGCCGGGCGAGGTGCGCAAGATCACCGACAAGCTCGACGCCATCGGCAACACCACCGCAGCCATGGGCAAGGGACTGGCCATCGGCTCCGCGGCTTTGACCGCTCTGGCCCTCTTCGTCGCCTACTCACAGGCGGCCCAGGTCAAGGCCATCGACATCATGAACCCCAAGGTCATCGTGGGCCTGCTGCTCGGCGGAATGCTGCCCTTCCTGTTCTGCTCCCTCTCCATCGAGGCCGTGAGCCGCGCAGCGCAGTCCATGATCGAGGAGGTGCGCCGCCAGTTCCGGGAGATTCCGGGCATCATGGAGGGGACCGGCAAGCCGGAGTACGAGAAGTGCGTGGCGATCTCCACCCACGCCGCGCTCATCGAGATGATCGCCCCCGGCCTTCTGGCCGTGCTCTCCCCCGTACTCGTGGGCTTCGTCCTGGGCAAGGAGGCCCTGGGCGGCCTTCTGGGCGGAGCCATCGTCTCGGGCGTCATGATGGCGCTCTTCATGGCGAACTCCGGCGGCGCGTGGGACAACGCCAAGAAATACATCGAGGAGGGCAACCACGGCGGAAAGGGCTCCCCGAACCACGCAGCCGCGGTTGTGGGCGACACGGTGGGCGATCCATTCAAGGACACGGCCGGGCCGAGCCTGAACATCCTCATCAAGCTGATGACGGTGGTCGCTCTCGTCCTCGCCCCCCTGTTCCGGTAA
- a CDS encoding AI-2E family transporter, producing the protein MDTFRRPDAVQRIKGWILPFFLLFLILASLAYMTIASLFRPIVWAMLLAFISYPLYKALWFRFFPKRRSLAALVMTLSVLALLVVPAISAAFLIAREAIGFFGKIANLVAALEPAKGISVNDLLPDVVVRHLVPLFDQYPFLREGMRQTVSWVTSTTVRVSQEFLGNLVTLLYHQIIIFIVYFFILRDGYCIVNYFRNIVPLMNDEREAFMLRANTVLRAVVFGVIVTAGVQGLLGALGWWFVGLPSPLLAGAVMALLAMIPFVGTPMVWIPGALYLFLSNDLKGAVILAVWGLGVVSTVDNFLKPYFISGKANMSQLLVFLGAFGGLATWGFLGIFLGPLILSLFVFFLDTYRNAWELYQQQGNKAVPGDAHPGESGTGSSPAETA; encoded by the coding sequence TTGGACACGTTCAGAAGACCCGATGCGGTACAGAGGATCAAGGGCTGGATTCTGCCGTTCTTCCTCCTGTTTCTGATCCTGGCCTCCCTGGCCTATATGACGATAGCCTCGCTCTTTCGCCCCATCGTCTGGGCGATGCTGCTGGCCTTCATCTCCTACCCCCTGTATAAGGCGCTGTGGTTTCGTTTTTTTCCGAAACGCCGGAGCCTCGCTGCCTTGGTGATGACGCTTTCGGTCCTTGCGCTGCTGGTCGTCCCCGCGATCTCCGCCGCATTCCTGATCGCCCGCGAGGCCATCGGGTTCTTCGGCAAGATCGCGAACCTCGTCGCGGCGCTCGAGCCGGCGAAGGGGATCTCCGTCAACGACCTGCTGCCCGACGTCGTCGTGAGACACCTCGTTCCGCTTTTCGATCAATATCCCTTTCTGAGGGAGGGCATGCGGCAGACCGTGAGCTGGGTGACCTCCACGACGGTCCGGGTCTCCCAGGAATTTCTGGGCAACCTGGTCACGCTGCTCTACCACCAGATCATCATCTTCATCGTGTACTTCTTCATTTTGCGGGACGGCTACTGCATCGTGAACTATTTCCGGAACATCGTGCCGCTGATGAACGACGAGCGGGAAGCCTTCATGCTGCGGGCCAATACCGTGCTGCGGGCCGTCGTCTTCGGGGTCATCGTCACGGCGGGGGTGCAGGGGCTTCTGGGCGCCCTCGGCTGGTGGTTCGTCGGCCTGCCGAGCCCCCTGCTGGCCGGGGCCGTGATGGCGCTGCTCGCCATGATTCCTTTTGTCGGGACCCCCATGGTATGGATTCCCGGGGCCCTTTACCTTTTCCTCTCCAACGACCTCAAAGGGGCGGTCATCCTTGCCGTATGGGGCCTGGGCGTCGTCAGCACCGTGGACAACTTCCTGAAGCCCTACTTCATCTCGGGAAAGGCTAACATGAGCCAACTTCTCGTCTTTCTGGGCGCCTTCGGGGGGCTGGCCACGTGGGGCTTTCTCGGGATCTTCCTCGGCCCCCTCATCCTGAGCCTCTTCGTCTTTTTCCTGGACACCTATCGCAATGCGTGGGAGCTCTACCAGCAGCAAGGGAACAAGGCCGTCCCCGGCGATGCGCATCCCGGGGAGAGCGGGACGGGATCCTCTCCGGCCGAGACGGCCTGA
- a CDS encoding MFS transporter yields the protein MKKCAARWGCLALSTISLLFLGTIYAWSIFREPLSRLFPGWSATRLSLPFTLSIIAFCGGSVFSGRTFSRWGSGRLFALSAALLFVGFTGSALSLRPGRPDIALIALCVLYGILGGFGVGIGYNATMSTVIRWFPDHPGLASGTLLMGFGVGGLVLGGALDASIRSVGLSSTFLGSALVMAAILALDALFVKRPGPGALQGLRALAGTETAAVPDVPPSRVLRRPLFWMLCLWLIFTNAGGLLVINSAAPIAVHFGLASGMGLVVSLFNGFGRLFFGWAFDRLGSRAAFVLNSVVLLGAGVSLSLALEIRMAAPMFLGLSLVGLSYGGGPSISAPAAAAFWGTEHYAANLSLVNCALIPAALLGPVIASALQERAGGGYGSTFLMLTLLGALALGGAVLLVLRLRRLEAGGGAASPCSEGER from the coding sequence ATGAAAAAATGCGCCGCGCGCTGGGGCTGTCTTGCCCTTTCGACGATCTCGCTTTTGTTCCTCGGGACGATCTACGCCTGGTCGATCTTCCGGGAGCCCCTGTCCCGGCTCTTTCCGGGATGGAGCGCCACCCGGCTTTCTCTGCCCTTCACCCTATCCATCATCGCCTTTTGCGGGGGCAGCGTATTCTCCGGAAGGACCTTCTCCCGCTGGGGCAGCGGAAGGCTCTTTGCCCTCTCGGCGGCGCTGCTGTTCGTGGGGTTCACGGGAAGCGCCCTCAGTTTGAGGCCGGGCCGGCCGGACATCGCCCTGATCGCTCTGTGCGTCCTCTACGGGATCCTCGGCGGGTTCGGCGTCGGAATCGGCTACAACGCGACCATGAGTACGGTCATACGCTGGTTTCCGGATCACCCTGGCCTCGCCTCGGGCACCCTGCTCATGGGCTTCGGGGTGGGGGGGCTGGTTCTGGGCGGTGCTCTGGATGCTTCGATCCGATCCGTGGGCCTTTCCTCGACCTTTCTGGGGAGCGCCCTGGTCATGGCGGCCATACTCGCCCTCGATGCGCTCTTCGTCAAGCGGCCCGGGCCCGGGGCGCTCCAGGGACTGCGGGCTCTGGCGGGGACGGAAACGGCTGCGGTCCCGGACGTTCCCCCGTCCCGGGTGCTGAGGCGCCCCCTGTTCTGGATGCTCTGCTTGTGGCTGATCTTCACCAACGCCGGCGGGCTCCTGGTCATCAACAGCGCGGCGCCCATAGCCGTCCATTTTGGGCTGGCGTCGGGTATGGGCCTGGTCGTCTCCCTCTTCAACGGTTTCGGCCGGCTGTTCTTCGGATGGGCCTTCGATCGGCTGGGAAGCCGGGCGGCGTTCGTCCTGAACTCCGTCGTCCTGCTCGGAGCGGGAGTCTCCCTGTCCCTGGCGCTCGAGATCCGGATGGCGGCGCCGATGTTCCTGGGGCTGTCCCTGGTGGGGCTGAGCTATGGGGGAGGGCCGTCGATCTCCGCTCCTGCCGCCGCCGCCTTCTGGGGGACGGAACATTATGCGGCCAATCTCAGCCTCGTCAACTGCGCGCTGATCCCGGCGGCCCTGCTGGGCCCCGTGATCGCGAGCGCCCTTCAGGAAAGGGCCGGAGGGGGCTATGGAAGCACCTTTCTGATGCTGACCCTGCTGGGGGCGCTTGCGCTCGGGGGCGCCGTCCTGTTGGTCCTGCGGCTCCGACGGCTGGAGGCGGGTGGCGGGGCGGCCTCCCCTTGTTCCGAAGGGGAGCGTTGA
- a CDS encoding bifunctional enoyl-CoA hydratase/phosphate acetyltransferase: MNGTERPFKDFGSIVERARAMPPLSVCVAAAEDREVLEALNKATALGIVEPVLVGDAPKIRSIAEDIGLSGCKIVDSPSPEASAAEAVERVRRGEARLLMKGMVNTSVFMRAILNRERGLRTGNLISLLAVYELPGHPKLIFGTDSGINTAPNLEQKRNILSNALHALRSMGLERPKVAILAANEAVDPKIPATADAKALSDLAREGAFPPCIVEGPLALDVIFDRKAAEHKNIDSRVSGDVDLLLFPNIETGNALGKSWLHFNRAKWAGIVLGAAAPVILGSRSDTAEIKLNSIAMGSLAARAI; the protein is encoded by the coding sequence ATGAACGGAACGGAACGGCCCTTCAAAGATTTCGGCTCGATCGTGGAAAGGGCAAGGGCAATGCCCCCCCTCTCCGTCTGCGTGGCCGCGGCGGAGGATCGGGAGGTGCTCGAGGCCTTGAACAAGGCCACCGCCCTGGGTATCGTCGAACCCGTTCTGGTCGGCGACGCCCCAAAAATCCGTTCCATCGCCGAGGATATCGGCCTGTCCGGCTGCAAAATCGTGGACAGCCCCAGTCCGGAGGCCTCCGCGGCCGAGGCCGTCGAACGGGTGCGGCGGGGTGAGGCGAGGCTGCTCATGAAGGGAATGGTCAACACCAGCGTCTTCATGCGGGCAATATTGAATCGCGAGAGGGGACTGCGAACCGGAAACCTGATCAGCCTCCTGGCGGTGTACGAGCTTCCTGGGCACCCGAAGCTGATCTTCGGGACGGACAGCGGCATCAACACGGCCCCGAACCTGGAACAGAAGAGGAACATCCTCTCAAACGCCCTCCACGCCCTCCGCAGCATGGGGCTGGAACGGCCCAAAGTGGCAATTCTGGCCGCCAACGAGGCGGTGGACCCCAAGATCCCCGCCACCGCCGACGCAAAAGCGCTGTCGGATCTGGCAAGGGAGGGGGCCTTTCCTCCCTGTATCGTCGAGGGCCCCCTGGCGCTCGACGTGATCTTCGACAGGAAGGCCGCCGAGCACAAAAACATAGACAGCCGCGTCTCCGGCGACGTGGATCTGCTGCTCTTCCCCAACATCGAGACGGGAAACGCACTGGGAAAATCCTGGCTTCACTTCAACAGGGCCAAATGGGCCGGCATCGTCCTGGGGGCGGCGGCCCCCGTCATCCTCGGCTCCCGATCCGACACGGCCGAGATCAAGCTCAACTCGATCGCCATGGGGAGCCTCGCCGCAAGAGCGATCTAG
- the buk gene encoding butyrate kinase, whose translation MRVLVVNPGGSSTKIAVFDEEKRIYGTTIDHDGAELRQFRSVFGQLGYRRGLIENALRSADIALESLDAVAGRGGLLRELPGGVYAVNDQMVEDVRNAIRGEHASNLGCVLARDIAGAVGIPAFVVDPVSVDEFEDISRITGIEDLQYCSWMHALNQKAVARRVAGRLGGRYEDFNFIVAHLGSGVSIAPHLRGRMVDGSGGRTNGPFATDRSGGLPAYGLIELCYSGRYSRQEMVDKVSSFGGMYDYLGTKDLREIEARIDRGDEKARLVLEAFVYQVSKEIAGYGATLAGKVDRIVLTGGMAHSGRVVDGIVARVGYLAPLEIVPGEMEMEALADGALRVLKGLETAKDYGPGGEER comes from the coding sequence ATGAGAGTTCTGGTCGTCAACCCCGGCGGAAGTTCGACGAAGATAGCGGTCTTCGACGAGGAAAAGAGAATATACGGCACCACCATCGACCACGACGGGGCGGAGCTCCGGCAGTTCCGCTCCGTTTTCGGCCAGCTCGGCTACCGTCGGGGCCTGATCGAAAATGCGCTGCGGTCGGCGGACATCGCCCTGGAGTCCCTCGATGCCGTGGCAGGAAGGGGCGGCCTGCTGAGGGAGCTGCCGGGCGGAGTCTACGCGGTGAACGACCAGATGGTCGAGGACGTCAGGAACGCCATCAGGGGTGAACACGCGTCGAACCTCGGATGCGTTCTAGCCCGGGACATCGCCGGAGCCGTCGGGATCCCCGCCTTCGTCGTGGATCCCGTCTCGGTGGACGAGTTCGAGGACATATCGAGGATCACCGGCATCGAGGACCTGCAATATTGCAGCTGGATGCACGCGCTCAACCAAAAGGCGGTCGCCCGCAGGGTGGCCGGGCGTCTGGGCGGCAGGTACGAGGACTTCAACTTCATCGTCGCGCACCTGGGCTCCGGAGTCTCCATAGCGCCGCACCTGCGGGGACGGATGGTGGACGGCAGCGGAGGAAGGACCAACGGCCCCTTCGCCACGGATCGCAGTGGAGGGCTTCCCGCCTACGGGCTGATCGAGCTCTGCTACTCGGGCCGGTACTCCCGGCAGGAGATGGTGGACAAGGTCAGTAGCTTCGGCGGCATGTACGACTACCTGGGGACCAAGGACCTCCGCGAGATCGAGGCCCGCATAGACCGGGGGGACGAGAAGGCGCGGCTGGTCCTGGAGGCCTTCGTCTATCAGGTCTCCAAGGAGATCGCCGGCTATGGCGCGACCCTGGCCGGCAAGGTCGACCGAATCGTCCTGACCGGGGGCATGGCCCATTCGGGCCGCGTGGTCGATGGCATCGTCGCCCGGGTCGGCTACCTCGCCCCCCTGGAGATCGTGCCCGGCGAGATGGAGATGGAGGCCCTCGCCGACGGGGCGCTGCGCGTCCTGAAGGGCCTGGAGACGGCCAAGGACTACGGCCCGGGAGGAGAGGAACGATGA
- a CDS encoding 2-oxoacid:acceptor oxidoreductase family protein: MKEIVFAGYGGQGVLTAGLILSDIAVTNGENATWMPSYGSAMRGGTANCTVKYGKEYIYNPSQEEPDLLLAMNDPSLQKFLGIVAPGGVVLISELVTPCPSPREDVRIVQVPCMRLADEIGHTKGANIVMVGAIIRLMGDFTREQGLSGMNKMFEAKGKDKYSALNARAFEAGYAAI; encoded by the coding sequence ATGAAGGAAATCGTCTTCGCGGGATACGGCGGACAAGGGGTTTTGACCGCCGGATTGATCCTCTCGGACATCGCGGTAACGAACGGCGAGAACGCGACGTGGATGCCCTCCTACGGATCGGCGATGCGGGGCGGCACCGCCAACTGCACCGTCAAGTACGGCAAGGAATACATCTACAACCCCTCTCAGGAGGAACCCGACCTCCTGCTGGCGATGAACGATCCGTCCCTGCAGAAGTTCCTGGGCATCGTGGCTCCGGGAGGCGTCGTCCTGATCTCCGAGCTCGTGACCCCCTGCCCGTCCCCGAGGGAGGACGTCCGCATCGTTCAGGTTCCCTGCATGAGGCTGGCGGACGAGATCGGCCACACGAAGGGCGCGAACATCGTGATGGTCGGGGCCATCATCAGGCTCATGGGGGATTTCACCAGGGAACAGGGGCTTTCCGGAATGAACAAGATGTTCGAGGCCAAGGGTAAGGACAAATACTCCGCCCTGAACGCTCGGGCGTTCGAGGCCGGATACGCGGCGATCTGA